A window of Chryseobacterium aquaeductus genomic DNA:
TAGGATGGTCAGTCGTAAGTTCTTTAAAATGTTTTAAATCTTTCGGAAGATGCCAAAGCAATTGATTATTAGAACCAATTTCATTTTTTTCTCCCATTGCCACCACAATTGTTGTCATTCAAATAATTTTCTGCAAAATTAGCACATAATTTGTATATTTGGGTAGCACAAAAAAAATTTAAAAAACAAATAAAAACTCATTTATGAAAAACAAAGGTTGCCTAAGCGCCGGAACAATCGGGATTGCTTTACTTATCATCGTAGGCGTATTATTTTTTTGGGGAAAAAGCGGATACAATAATTTTGTGACCAAAGAACAAAATGTCAACACAAAATGGTCAAATGTCGAAACCGTTTACCAGAAAAGAGCCAACTTAATTCCGAATTTGGAAAGAACCGTAAAATCTTACTCTAAATTTGAGCAGGAAACTCTAACACAAGTAGTAGAAGCCCGTTCAAAAGCTACGTCAATCAACATTGACCCAACCAATATGACTGAAGCTGATTTAGCTAAATTTCAAGCAGCACAAGGTGAAT
This region includes:
- a CDS encoding LemA family protein, encoding MKNKGCLSAGTIGIALLIIVGVLFFWGKSGYNNFVTKEQNVNTKWSNVETVYQKRANLIPNLERTVKSYSKFEQETLTQVVEARSKATSINIDPTNMTEADLAKFQAAQGELSGALSRLMAVVEAYPNLKADQQYINFQREYTAIENSIRTETVYYNGAAQEYNTTIKTFPNNILANFTNFKEKPYFKAAAGAEKAPEVFTE